A stretch of Strix aluco isolate bStrAlu1 chromosome 16, bStrAlu1.hap1, whole genome shotgun sequence DNA encodes these proteins:
- the TSG101 gene encoding tumor susceptibility gene 101 protein isoform X2 — MAVSESQLKKMLAKYKYRDLTVQETTSVITQYKDLKPVMDSYVFNDGSSRELMSLSGTIPVPYRGNTYNIPICLWLLDTYPFNPPICFVKPTSSMTIKTGKHVDANGKIYLPYLHEWKYPQSDLLELIQVMIVVFGEEPPVFSRPTASSSYPPYQATGPPTTSYVPGIPGGISAYPAGSTPNPSYPNYPYPGGVPFPATTSVQYYPPQPPVTTVGPSRDGTISEDTIRASLISAVSDKLRWRMKEEMDRAQAELNALKRTEEDLKKGHQKLEEMVTRLDQEVAEVDKNIELLKKKDEELSSALEKMESQSENNDIDEVIIPTAPLYKQILNLYAEENAIEDTIFYLGEALRRGVIDLDVFLKHVRLLSRKQFQLRALMQKARKTAGLSDLY, encoded by the exons ATGGCGGTCTCCGAGAGCCAGCTCAAGAAAATGCTCGCCAAG tatAAGTATAGAGACTTAACTGTACAGGAGACAACCAGTGTTATTACGCAGTACAAGGACCTCAAACCTGTCATGGATTCATATG TTTTTAACGATGGTTCATCTAGGGAGTTGATGAGCCTCAGTGGAACCATTCCTGTGCCTTACAGAG GTAACACATACAATATCCCAATTTGCTTGTGGCTGCTGGACACCTACCCTTTCAACCCCCCAATTTGTTTTGTTAAACCCACTAGCTCTATGACAATAAAAACTGGGAAACATGTTGATGCAAATGGAAAGATATACCTTCCTTATCTGCATGAGTGGAAATAC CCCCAGTCAGACTTGCTAGAACTGATTCAGGTCATGATCGTTGTGTTTGGTGAGGAACCTCCAGTCTTTTCTCGGCCTACGGCTTCGTCAAGCTACCCACCGTACCAGGCAACAGGCCCACCAACGA cttCCTATGTGCCGGGTATTCCAGGTGGAATATCTGCCTATCCAGCAGGAAGCACTCCAAACCCGAG CTACCCAAACTATCCTTATCCGGGTGGTGTTCCATTTCCAGCAACCACTAGTGTTCAGTACTACCCTCCTCAGCCTCCTGTGACTACTGTTG GCCCCAGTAGAGATGGAACTATCAGTGAGGATACCATTAGAGCTTCCCTTATTTCGGCAGTCAGTGATAAACTGAGATGGcgaatgaaagaagaaatggatCGTGCACAAGCTGAACTCAATGCCTTGAAACGGACAGAAGAGGACCTGAAGAAAGGACACcagaaactggaagaaatggTAACTCGCCTGGATCAAGAAGTG GCTGAAGTTGACAAGAACATTGAACTTCTGAAGAAGAAGGATGAGGAGCTCAGTTCTGCCTTAGAGAAAATGGAAAGTCAATCAGAAAATAATGACATAGATGAAGTTATTATTCCTACAGCACCACTTTACAAGCAGATCCTGAACTTATATGCAGAGGAAAATGCAATTGAAGACACCATCTTCTATCTTGGGGAAGCATTGAGACGTGGAGTGATAGATCTAGATGTCTTCTTGAAG CATGTACGTCTTCTGTCTCGCAAGCAGTTCCAGCTGAGGGCATTAATGCAGAAAGCAAGGAAGACTGCTGGACTCAGTGATCTCTACTAA
- the TSG101 gene encoding tumor susceptibility gene 101 protein isoform X1, whose protein sequence is MAVSESQLKKMLAKYKYRDLTVQETTSVITQYKDLKPVMDSYVFNDGSSRELMSLSGTIPVPYRGNTYNIPICLWLLDTYPFNPPICFVKPTSSMTIKTGKHVDANGKIYLPYLHEWKYPQSDLLELIQVMIVVFGEEPPVFSRPTASSSYPPYQATGPPTTSYVPGIPGGISAYPAGSTPNPSSYPNYPYPGGVPFPATTSVQYYPPQPPVTTVGPSRDGTISEDTIRASLISAVSDKLRWRMKEEMDRAQAELNALKRTEEDLKKGHQKLEEMVTRLDQEVAEVDKNIELLKKKDEELSSALEKMESQSENNDIDEVIIPTAPLYKQILNLYAEENAIEDTIFYLGEALRRGVIDLDVFLKHVRLLSRKQFQLRALMQKARKTAGLSDLY, encoded by the exons ATGGCGGTCTCCGAGAGCCAGCTCAAGAAAATGCTCGCCAAG tatAAGTATAGAGACTTAACTGTACAGGAGACAACCAGTGTTATTACGCAGTACAAGGACCTCAAACCTGTCATGGATTCATATG TTTTTAACGATGGTTCATCTAGGGAGTTGATGAGCCTCAGTGGAACCATTCCTGTGCCTTACAGAG GTAACACATACAATATCCCAATTTGCTTGTGGCTGCTGGACACCTACCCTTTCAACCCCCCAATTTGTTTTGTTAAACCCACTAGCTCTATGACAATAAAAACTGGGAAACATGTTGATGCAAATGGAAAGATATACCTTCCTTATCTGCATGAGTGGAAATAC CCCCAGTCAGACTTGCTAGAACTGATTCAGGTCATGATCGTTGTGTTTGGTGAGGAACCTCCAGTCTTTTCTCGGCCTACGGCTTCGTCAAGCTACCCACCGTACCAGGCAACAGGCCCACCAACGA cttCCTATGTGCCGGGTATTCCAGGTGGAATATCTGCCTATCCAGCAGGAAGCACTCCAAACCCGAG CAGCTACCCAAACTATCCTTATCCGGGTGGTGTTCCATTTCCAGCAACCACTAGTGTTCAGTACTACCCTCCTCAGCCTCCTGTGACTACTGTTG GCCCCAGTAGAGATGGAACTATCAGTGAGGATACCATTAGAGCTTCCCTTATTTCGGCAGTCAGTGATAAACTGAGATGGcgaatgaaagaagaaatggatCGTGCACAAGCTGAACTCAATGCCTTGAAACGGACAGAAGAGGACCTGAAGAAAGGACACcagaaactggaagaaatggTAACTCGCCTGGATCAAGAAGTG GCTGAAGTTGACAAGAACATTGAACTTCTGAAGAAGAAGGATGAGGAGCTCAGTTCTGCCTTAGAGAAAATGGAAAGTCAATCAGAAAATAATGACATAGATGAAGTTATTATTCCTACAGCACCACTTTACAAGCAGATCCTGAACTTATATGCAGAGGAAAATGCAATTGAAGACACCATCTTCTATCTTGGGGAAGCATTGAGACGTGGAGTGATAGATCTAGATGTCTTCTTGAAG CATGTACGTCTTCTGTCTCGCAAGCAGTTCCAGCTGAGGGCATTAATGCAGAAAGCAAGGAAGACTGCTGGACTCAGTGATCTCTACTAA
- the UEVLD gene encoding ubiquitin-conjugating enzyme E2 variant 3 isoform X1 has product MALSEEALRKQLGKYKFRDLTIEELKNVNKTYPNFTFSMNTYTFKDGSQKDLLNFSGTVPVKYGNSYNIPIHLWILDSHPFAPPICFLKPTVNMGISVGKHVDAHGRIYLPYLQNWSHPKSTVTGLIKEMIAKFEEELPLYSLSPSDAARQSELLSYIAKITEGETDMKSKSKIGGCRNEGYFNKITVVGAGDLGIACVLAVAAKGAADKVVLLDLSEGAAKGGTMDLEIFALPNVEISKDFSASADSKVVVLTVNSLGNAQTYLDVIQSNVDLFRGIIPAISHYSQNTVLLVASHPVEVMTFVSWKLSAFPKSRVIGVGANLDTERFQYVLTNLLKAQMLAKDAWIIGEQGEDKVPSWTSCNSVANQTEAMAACNSREKVANRAMEVLKGKGQRSWSIGLSVADLTDSILKDKRKVHSVSTLAKGCCNINSEVFLSLPCILGTNGVIEMVKLEEDPLVQEKLQSSAGSIHDLQQQLKLISIET; this is encoded by the exons atggcgctGTCGGAGGAGGCGCTGCGGAAGCAGCTGGGCAAG TATAAATTCAGAGACCTGACCATAGAAGAACTAAAGAATGTTAACAAGACCTACCCAAACTTCACATTCTCCATGAACACATACA CCTTCAAGGATGGATCCCAGAAGGACCTCCTGAATTTCAGTGGTACTGTTCCAGTGAAATATG GTAATTCCTATAACATTCCTATTCATCTGTGGATTCTGGATTCTCATCCCTTTGCTCCCCCCATTTGCTTCTTGAAGCCGACTGTGAACATGGGCATTTCGGTGGGAAAGCATGTTGATGCTCATGGCAGGATTTATCTGCCCTACCTGCAAAACTGGAGCCAT CCTAAATCAACTGTTACTGGATTAATCAAGGAAATGATTGCAAAATTTGAGGAAGAGCTCCCTTTGTATTCACTGTCACCTTCAGATGCAGCCAGGCAATCGGAACTTCTCTCCTACATTGCAAAGATTACTGAAG GAGAGACTGACATGAAATCAAAGAGTAAAATTGGTGGATGCAGAAATGAaggatattttaataaaattactgTTGTTGGAGCTGGAGATCTTGGCATTGCATGTGTGCTAGCAGTTGCAGCAAAG GGTGCTGCAGACAAGGTGGTTCTTTTGGATCTTTCTGAAGGTGCAGCAAAAGGAGGGACCATGGACTTGGAGATCTTTGCTCTGCCAAATGTGGAGATCAGCAAAG atttttctgcttcagctgaTTCAAAAGTTGTGGTACTTACAGTTAATTCTCTGGGTAATGCTCAGACTTATCTTGATGTCATACAAAGCAATGTGGATTTGTTCAGAGGAATTATCCCAGCAATATCGCACTACAGTCAGAACACTGTTCTCCTTGTTGCTTCTCATCCAG TTGAAGTAATGACCTTTGTGTCGTGGAAGCTGAGTGCATTTCCCAAAAGCAGAGTTATTGGAGTAGGTGCCAACCTAGATACTGAGAGATTTCAGTACGTACTGACAAACCTTTTGAAAGCACAAATGCTGGCGAAGGATGCTTGGATTATTGGTGAACAAGGGGAAGACAAAG TACCATCATGGACCAGTTGTAATTCAGTTGCAAATCAAACAGAAGCAATGGCTGCTTGTAACTCAAGAGAAAAGGTGGCTAACAG AGCTATGGAAGTTCTAAAGGGAAAAGGTCAGAGATCTTGGTCTATTGGGCTCTCAGTTGCTGATTTGACTGACAGTAtactgaaagataaaagaaaggtTCATTCTGTATCCACTCTGGCAAAG GGATGTTGCAATATAAACAGTGAAGTATTCTTAAGTCTACCATGTATTCTTGGAACCAATGGAGTGATTGAAATGGTCAAACTAGAAGAAGATCCACTAGTGCAAGAGAAACTGCAAAGCAGTGCAGGATCAATTCATgaccttcagcagcagctgaaact tatAAGTATAGAGACTTAA
- the UEVLD gene encoding ubiquitin-conjugating enzyme E2 variant 3 isoform X2: protein MALSEEALRKQLGKYKFRDLTIEELKNVNKTYPNFTFSMNTYTFKDGSQKDLLNFSGTVPVKYGNSYNIPIHLWILDSHPFAPPICFLKPTVNMGISVGKHVDAHGRIYLPYLQNWSHPKSTVTGLIKEMIAKFEEELPLYSLSPSDAARQSELLSYIAKITEGETDMKSKSKIGGCRNEGYFNKITVVGAGDLGIACVLAVAAKGAADKVVLLDLSEGAAKGGTMDLEIFALPNVEISKDFSASADSKVVVLTVNSLGNAQTYLDVIQSNVDLFRGIIPAISHYSQNTVLLVASHPVEVMTFVSWKLSAFPKSRVIGVGANLDTERFQYVLTNLLKAQMLAKDAWIIGEQGEDKVPSWTSCNSVANQTEAMAACNSREKVANRAMEVLKGKGQRSWSIGLSVADLTDSILKDKRKVHSVSTLAKGCCNINSEVFLSLPCILGTNGVIEMVKLEEDPLVQEKLQSSAGSIHDLQQQLKL from the exons atggcgctGTCGGAGGAGGCGCTGCGGAAGCAGCTGGGCAAG TATAAATTCAGAGACCTGACCATAGAAGAACTAAAGAATGTTAACAAGACCTACCCAAACTTCACATTCTCCATGAACACATACA CCTTCAAGGATGGATCCCAGAAGGACCTCCTGAATTTCAGTGGTACTGTTCCAGTGAAATATG GTAATTCCTATAACATTCCTATTCATCTGTGGATTCTGGATTCTCATCCCTTTGCTCCCCCCATTTGCTTCTTGAAGCCGACTGTGAACATGGGCATTTCGGTGGGAAAGCATGTTGATGCTCATGGCAGGATTTATCTGCCCTACCTGCAAAACTGGAGCCAT CCTAAATCAACTGTTACTGGATTAATCAAGGAAATGATTGCAAAATTTGAGGAAGAGCTCCCTTTGTATTCACTGTCACCTTCAGATGCAGCCAGGCAATCGGAACTTCTCTCCTACATTGCAAAGATTACTGAAG GAGAGACTGACATGAAATCAAAGAGTAAAATTGGTGGATGCAGAAATGAaggatattttaataaaattactgTTGTTGGAGCTGGAGATCTTGGCATTGCATGTGTGCTAGCAGTTGCAGCAAAG GGTGCTGCAGACAAGGTGGTTCTTTTGGATCTTTCTGAAGGTGCAGCAAAAGGAGGGACCATGGACTTGGAGATCTTTGCTCTGCCAAATGTGGAGATCAGCAAAG atttttctgcttcagctgaTTCAAAAGTTGTGGTACTTACAGTTAATTCTCTGGGTAATGCTCAGACTTATCTTGATGTCATACAAAGCAATGTGGATTTGTTCAGAGGAATTATCCCAGCAATATCGCACTACAGTCAGAACACTGTTCTCCTTGTTGCTTCTCATCCAG TTGAAGTAATGACCTTTGTGTCGTGGAAGCTGAGTGCATTTCCCAAAAGCAGAGTTATTGGAGTAGGTGCCAACCTAGATACTGAGAGATTTCAGTACGTACTGACAAACCTTTTGAAAGCACAAATGCTGGCGAAGGATGCTTGGATTATTGGTGAACAAGGGGAAGACAAAG TACCATCATGGACCAGTTGTAATTCAGTTGCAAATCAAACAGAAGCAATGGCTGCTTGTAACTCAAGAGAAAAGGTGGCTAACAG AGCTATGGAAGTTCTAAAGGGAAAAGGTCAGAGATCTTGGTCTATTGGGCTCTCAGTTGCTGATTTGACTGACAGTAtactgaaagataaaagaaaggtTCATTCTGTATCCACTCTGGCAAAG GGATGTTGCAATATAAACAGTGAAGTATTCTTAAGTCTACCATGTATTCTTGGAACCAATGGAGTGATTGAAATGGTCAAACTAGAAGAAGATCCACTAGTGCAAGAGAAACTGCAAAGCAGTGCAGGATCAATTCATgaccttcagcagcagctgaaactGTAA
- the UEVLD gene encoding ubiquitin-conjugating enzyme E2 variant 3 isoform X3 codes for MALSEEALRKQLGKYKFRDLTIEELKNVNKTYPNFTFSMNTYTFKDGSQKDLLNFSGTVPVKYGNSYNIPIHLWILDSHPFAPPICFLKPTVNMGISVGKHVDAHGRIYLPYLQNWSHPKSTVTGLIKEMIAKFEEELPLYSLSPSDAARQSELLSYIAKITEGETDMKSKSKIGGCRNEGYFNKITVVGAGDLGIACVLAVAAKGAADKVVLLDLSEGAAKGGTMDLEIFALPNVEISKDFSASADSKVVVLTVNSLGNAQTYLDVIQSNVDLFRGIIPAISHYSQNTVLLVASHPALSRTLRVFSLLLPR; via the exons atggcgctGTCGGAGGAGGCGCTGCGGAAGCAGCTGGGCAAG TATAAATTCAGAGACCTGACCATAGAAGAACTAAAGAATGTTAACAAGACCTACCCAAACTTCACATTCTCCATGAACACATACA CCTTCAAGGATGGATCCCAGAAGGACCTCCTGAATTTCAGTGGTACTGTTCCAGTGAAATATG GTAATTCCTATAACATTCCTATTCATCTGTGGATTCTGGATTCTCATCCCTTTGCTCCCCCCATTTGCTTCTTGAAGCCGACTGTGAACATGGGCATTTCGGTGGGAAAGCATGTTGATGCTCATGGCAGGATTTATCTGCCCTACCTGCAAAACTGGAGCCAT CCTAAATCAACTGTTACTGGATTAATCAAGGAAATGATTGCAAAATTTGAGGAAGAGCTCCCTTTGTATTCACTGTCACCTTCAGATGCAGCCAGGCAATCGGAACTTCTCTCCTACATTGCAAAGATTACTGAAG GAGAGACTGACATGAAATCAAAGAGTAAAATTGGTGGATGCAGAAATGAaggatattttaataaaattactgTTGTTGGAGCTGGAGATCTTGGCATTGCATGTGTGCTAGCAGTTGCAGCAAAG GGTGCTGCAGACAAGGTGGTTCTTTTGGATCTTTCTGAAGGTGCAGCAAAAGGAGGGACCATGGACTTGGAGATCTTTGCTCTGCCAAATGTGGAGATCAGCAAAG atttttctgcttcagctgaTTCAAAAGTTGTGGTACTTACAGTTAATTCTCTGGGTAATGCTCAGACTTATCTTGATGTCATACAAAGCAATGTGGATTTGTTCAGAGGAATTATCCCAGCAATATCGCACTACAGTCAGAACACTGTTCTCCTTGTTGCTTCTCATCCAG cttTGAGCAGGacactgagggttttttctttactgttacCAAGATAA